One Cedecea neteri DNA segment encodes these proteins:
- a CDS encoding DsbE family thiol:disulfide interchange protein, translated as MKRRYLFIPLALFLGLASLLLWQLARNAQGEAPTDLESALIGKPVPEFRLESLDEPGKEWSRTVLADGKPLLLNVWATWCPTCRAEHKFLNGLAAQGVRVVGMNYKDDRHKAINWLRDLGNPYMLSLFDGNGMLGLDLGVYGAPETFLIDGKGIIRYRHAGDLNDRVWQQELKPLWEKYSQEAGS; from the coding sequence ATGAAGCGCCGCTATCTGTTTATTCCGCTGGCGCTGTTTCTGGGGCTGGCCTCACTGCTGCTCTGGCAGCTGGCGCGGAATGCCCAGGGCGAAGCGCCCACGGATCTTGAGTCGGCGCTGATTGGTAAACCGGTGCCGGAGTTCCGCCTGGAATCCCTCGACGAGCCAGGCAAAGAGTGGAGCCGGACAGTGCTGGCGGACGGCAAGCCACTGCTGCTGAACGTCTGGGCGACCTGGTGCCCAACCTGCCGCGCCGAGCATAAGTTTCTGAACGGGCTGGCCGCGCAGGGCGTACGAGTGGTGGGGATGAACTATAAAGACGACCGCCACAAAGCGATTAACTGGCTGCGCGATCTCGGGAACCCGTACATGCTAAGTCTGTTTGACGGCAACGGCATGCTGGGGCTGGATCTCGGCGTGTACGGCGCACCGGAAACCTTCCTGATCGACGGCAAGGGGATCATCCGTTACCGCCACGCGGGCGATCTGAACGATCGCGTCTGGCAGCAGGAGCTGAAACCGCTTTGGGAAAAATACAGCCAGGAGGCAGGCTCATGA
- a CDS encoding heme ABC transporter permease, which yields MWKTLHQLAKPERLYHFCGRLLPWLAILSAVLLVVGCVWGFGIAPADYQQGQSYRIMYLHVPAAMWSMGIYASMAIAAFIGLVWQIKTADLAVMAMAPVGAAFTFIALVTGSAWGKPMWGTWWIWDARLTSELVLLFLYVGAIALYSAFDDRRLAGRAAGILVLVGVVNLPIIHFSVEWWNTLHQGSTNMQQSIDPSMRTPLRWTIFGFLALFITLTLMRLRNLLLLQESRRPWVLALANGKGAKS from the coding sequence ATGTGGAAAACATTACATCAGCTGGCTAAACCGGAGCGGCTTTACCACTTTTGTGGCCGCTTGCTGCCCTGGCTGGCTATCCTCAGCGCGGTGCTGCTGGTGGTCGGCTGCGTCTGGGGATTTGGTATTGCTCCGGCGGACTACCAGCAGGGGCAGAGCTACCGGATCATGTACCTTCACGTCCCGGCGGCCATGTGGTCGATGGGCATTTACGCCAGCATGGCGATTGCCGCTTTTATTGGCCTGGTGTGGCAGATAAAAACGGCCGATCTGGCGGTGATGGCGATGGCTCCCGTCGGGGCGGCATTTACCTTTATCGCCCTGGTCACCGGCTCCGCCTGGGGGAAGCCAATGTGGGGCACCTGGTGGATTTGGGATGCAAGGCTGACCTCCGAGCTGGTGCTGTTGTTCCTCTACGTGGGGGCCATTGCGCTTTACAGCGCGTTTGACGATCGCCGCCTTGCGGGCCGGGCCGCCGGGATTCTGGTGCTGGTCGGCGTGGTGAACCTGCCGATTATTCACTTCTCGGTGGAGTGGTGGAACACGCTGCACCAGGGCTCAACCAATATGCAGCAGTCTATCGACCCTTCCATGCGCACGCCGCTGCGCTGGACTATCTTCGGCTTCCTCGCGCTGTTTATCACGCTCACCCTGATGCGCCTGCGTAACCTGCTGTTGTTGCAGGAAAGCCGCCGTCCGTGGGTGTTAGCGCTTGCTAACGGCAAAGGAGCAAAATCATGA
- a CDS encoding cytochrome c-type biogenesis protein CcmH, which yields MRAVFLLIGMLFSVHAAAAIDTFTFKDEAQEQQFRQLTEALRCPKCQNNSIADSNAMIASDMKLKVYELMQQGKSKQQIVDYMVERYGHFVTYEPPLTPATVILWVLPALFIVGGAAVIVLRSRRRQKISLAEENPALSSEITAGKISLWVFLPGAVLLVVVSAGSYLKTSGLAQVQAWRQATAETPALLKRVLDPQAAPLTMEEMARLGLGLRTRLQQQPDNLEGWMMLGRIGMVLNNATTATQAFAHAYKLAPTNSEAKLGYAEVLTRSADAQDNQLGGLLLREMLKDDHTNIRVLSLLAFNAFERQNYREAIGAWDMMLKILPANDQRRAVIERSIDQARAQLEPGTTESADKQ from the coding sequence ATGCGCGCAGTTTTCTTGCTTATCGGCATGCTGTTTAGCGTCCACGCGGCGGCGGCCATTGATACTTTTACCTTTAAAGATGAAGCGCAGGAGCAGCAGTTCCGCCAGCTAACCGAGGCGCTACGCTGCCCGAAATGCCAGAACAACAGCATTGCGGATTCCAACGCGATGATTGCCTCAGACATGAAGCTTAAAGTCTATGAGCTGATGCAGCAGGGCAAAAGCAAGCAGCAGATCGTGGATTATATGGTCGAGCGCTACGGCCACTTTGTGACCTATGAGCCGCCGTTGACGCCTGCCACGGTGATCCTCTGGGTACTGCCAGCGCTGTTTATTGTTGGTGGCGCAGCGGTGATTGTGCTGCGCAGCCGCAGGAGGCAAAAGATTTCGCTCGCGGAAGAAAATCCGGCACTGAGCAGCGAAATAACTGCAGGGAAAATCTCGCTTTGGGTGTTTTTGCCTGGCGCTGTACTGCTGGTGGTCGTCAGCGCTGGCAGTTATCTGAAAACGTCGGGGCTGGCGCAGGTGCAGGCCTGGCGGCAGGCGACAGCCGAGACGCCAGCGTTGTTAAAACGTGTTCTTGACCCGCAGGCCGCGCCGCTGACTATGGAAGAGATGGCGCGTCTTGGGTTAGGATTACGCACGCGATTGCAGCAACAGCCTGATAATCTTGAAGGCTGGATGATGCTTGGGCGCATTGGCATGGTGCTGAATAACGCCACAACGGCAACACAGGCTTTTGCTCACGCCTATAAACTTGCGCCCACAAACAGCGAAGCAAAGCTGGGCTATGCTGAAGTATTGACCCGCTCTGCCGACGCGCAGGATAACCAGCTTGGTGGGCTTCTGCTCCGCGAAATGTTAAAAGATGACCACACGAATATTCGCGTGCTCAGCCTGCTGGCGTTCAATGCGTTTGAGCGCCAGAACTACCGTGAGGCGATTGGGGCGTGGGACATGATGCTGAAAATTTTACCGGCAAACGACCAGCGCCGCGCCGTCATTGAGCGCAGCATCGATCAGGCGAGAGCCCAGCTTGAACCGGGCACCACTGAAAGCGCAGACAAACAATAA
- a CDS encoding formate/nitrite transporter family protein, translating into MDKIEPDKIVKTDELEVDSDEKSSGQKIELDEDRLPSGAMAIHEHIRQDGQKELERDGMALFWSAVAAGLSMGASLLAKGIFHVNLVGVPGSFLLENLGYTFGFIIVIMARQQLFTENTVTAVLPVMQHPTTTNFGLLMRLWGIVLFGNIVGTALAALAFEFMPIFDEATRKAFDDIGMKVMANPPGEMFANAIISGWIIATMVWMFPAAGSAKIFVIVLMTWLVALGDLTHIVVGSVEILYLVFNGTLPWSEFFWPFALPTLAGNICGGTFIFALISHAQIRNDMSNKKKAEAKRKQEEQSRNSAKSGKCDG; encoded by the coding sequence ATGGACAAGATCGAGCCCGACAAAATAGTCAAAACCGATGAACTGGAAGTCGACAGCGATGAGAAGTCGAGTGGCCAGAAAATCGAGCTGGATGAGGATCGTCTGCCCTCCGGCGCGATGGCGATTCACGAGCACATCCGCCAGGACGGGCAAAAAGAGCTGGAGCGCGACGGCATGGCGCTGTTCTGGTCTGCCGTGGCGGCGGGTTTATCGATGGGGGCTTCGCTGCTGGCGAAAGGCATTTTTCACGTCAACCTGGTCGGCGTGCCCGGCAGTTTTCTGCTGGAAAATCTTGGCTACACCTTTGGTTTTATCATCGTCATTATGGCTCGCCAGCAACTGTTTACTGAAAATACCGTCACCGCCGTACTGCCGGTGATGCAGCACCCGACTACCACTAATTTCGGGCTGCTGATGCGGCTGTGGGGCATCGTGCTGTTCGGGAATATCGTCGGTACCGCGCTGGCGGCGCTGGCTTTTGAATTTATGCCGATATTCGACGAAGCCACTCGCAAAGCCTTCGACGACATCGGCATGAAGGTGATGGCAAACCCGCCCGGCGAGATGTTTGCTAACGCCATTATCTCCGGCTGGATCATCGCCACCATGGTGTGGATGTTCCCTGCCGCGGGCTCGGCAAAAATCTTCGTTATCGTGCTGATGACCTGGCTGGTTGCGCTGGGTGATTTAACCCATATCGTGGTCGGCTCGGTCGAAATTCTTTATCTGGTGTTCAACGGCACGCTGCCCTGGAGCGAGTTCTTCTGGCCGTTTGCCCTGCCTACCCTGGCCGGGAATATCTGCGGCGGAACGTTCATTTTCGCGCTGATCAGTCACGCACAGATCCGCAACGATATGAGCAACAAGAAGAAGGCCGAGGCTAAGCGAAAGCAGGAAGAACAGAGCCGAAATTCAGCGAAGAGCGGAAAATGTGACGGGTAA
- the ccmD gene encoding heme exporter protein CcmD — translation MMWAFTHWGEFFAMGGYAFYVWLAVAFTLLPLLGLIFHTRYQHRAILRTVARQQAREQRIRAARQRQEEV, via the coding sequence ATGATGTGGGCGTTCACTCACTGGGGCGAGTTTTTCGCCATGGGCGGCTACGCCTTTTACGTCTGGCTGGCAGTGGCTTTTACGCTTCTGCCTCTGCTAGGGCTGATATTTCATACCCGCTACCAGCATCGCGCCATTCTGCGGACGGTGGCTCGCCAGCAGGCCAGAGAGCAGCGTATTCGTGCCGCTCGCCAGCGCCAGGAGGAAGTTTAA
- a CDS encoding DUF2058 domain-containing protein codes for MTKLTLQEQMLKAGLVSSKKVAKVQRTAKKSRVQAREAREAVEANKQAQVERDKELSEQQKQATLAKEYKAQIKQLIEMNRIVISKGDIGYNFTDNNLIKKVYVDKVTQTQLIKGRLAIARLISDKNPEGEYAIIPAGVADKIKQRDASFIVLSSELAPEAKDEDDPYADFVVPDDLMW; via the coding sequence ATGACAAAACTTACGTTACAAGAGCAGATGCTCAAAGCAGGCCTGGTTAGCAGCAAAAAAGTGGCCAAAGTGCAGCGCACCGCAAAAAAATCACGCGTGCAGGCTCGTGAAGCGCGGGAAGCCGTAGAAGCCAACAAACAGGCTCAGGTTGAGCGCGATAAAGAACTCAGCGAACAGCAAAAGCAGGCTACTTTAGCCAAAGAATATAAAGCGCAGATCAAGCAACTGATCGAAATGAACCGCATTGTTATTTCGAAGGGTGATATCGGCTATAACTTCACGGACAATAACTTAATTAAAAAAGTGTATGTCGATAAAGTCACCCAGACTCAGCTGATCAAAGGCCGCCTGGCGATTGCCCGCCTGATTTCAGATAAAAATCCAGAGGGTGAATACGCCATTATTCCCGCAGGCGTTGCCGATAAAATTAAACAGCGCGATGCCAGCTTTATTGTGCTGAGCAGCGAACTGGCGCCAGAAGCCAAAGATGAAGACGATCCGTATGCGGACTTCGTGGTACCTGATGATTTGATGTGGTAA
- the ccmB gene encoding heme exporter protein CcmB: protein MIRRIFWRELQVVFRRGAEIANPLWFFLIVITLFPLGIGPEPQLLARIAPGIIWVAALLASLMAMDRLFRDDFQDGSLEQLMLLPVPLPLVVLAKVTAHWVVTGLPLLLLSPLAALLLGLDFYGWQVMAATLLLGTPTLSFLGAPGVGLTVGLKRGGVLLSLLVLPLTIPLLIFATAAMDAASMHLPVEGYMAILGALLAGSATLSPFATAAALRVSVA from the coding sequence ATGATTAGGCGCATTTTCTGGCGCGAACTGCAGGTGGTGTTTCGCCGCGGGGCTGAAATCGCCAACCCGCTGTGGTTCTTCCTGATCGTGATTACCCTGTTTCCACTCGGCATTGGCCCGGAGCCGCAGCTGCTGGCGCGCATTGCGCCGGGAATTATCTGGGTGGCGGCTTTACTGGCCTCTTTAATGGCGATGGACAGGCTGTTCCGGGATGACTTTCAGGACGGCTCGCTGGAACAGCTGATGCTGCTGCCGGTGCCATTGCCGCTGGTGGTGCTGGCGAAAGTGACCGCTCACTGGGTGGTCACCGGGCTGCCGTTGTTACTGCTTTCGCCGCTGGCGGCCCTGCTGCTTGGGCTGGATTTTTATGGCTGGCAGGTGATGGCCGCCACGTTGCTGCTGGGGACGCCGACGCTGAGCTTCCTCGGTGCGCCCGGTGTGGGGTTAACGGTTGGCCTGAAGCGCGGCGGGGTGCTGCTTAGCCTGCTGGTGTTGCCGTTAACCATCCCGCTTTTAATTTTTGCCACCGCCGCGATGGATGCCGCCTCGATGCATCTGCCGGTGGAGGGGTATATGGCAATTCTTGGCGCGCTGCTGGCCGGCAGCGCCACGCTAAGCCCGTTCGCTACGGCGGCGGCGCTGCGGGTAAGCGTTGCATAA
- the mlaA gene encoding phospholipid-binding lipoprotein MlaA, with protein MNFRLTGLALATTVLVGCASSGSQQPQGRSDPLEGFNRSMFNFNYNVLDPYVLRPVAVAWRDYVPVPARNGLSNFTSNLEEPATMVNYFVQGDPYQGMVHFTRFFLNTLLGMGGFIDVAGMANPKLQRVEPHRFGSTLGHYDVGYGPYVMLPGYGSFTLREDGGDFADTLYPVLSWLTWPMSIGKWAVEGVETRAQLLDSDGLLRQSADPYVTVREAYFQRHDFLANGGQLKPEANPNAAAIQDDLKDIDSQ; from the coding sequence ATGAATTTCCGCCTGACCGGACTTGCTCTGGCAACAACGGTATTAGTGGGATGTGCCAGTTCTGGTAGCCAGCAGCCTCAGGGGCGTTCGGACCCGCTCGAAGGGTTCAACCGTTCAATGTTCAACTTCAACTACAACGTGCTGGACCCGTATGTTCTGCGTCCGGTGGCCGTAGCCTGGCGTGACTATGTGCCGGTGCCAGCGCGCAACGGCCTGAGCAACTTCACCAGTAACCTCGAAGAGCCCGCCACGATGGTGAACTACTTCGTGCAGGGCGACCCGTACCAGGGGATGGTGCACTTTACGCGTTTCTTCCTGAACACCCTACTTGGGATGGGCGGCTTCATCGACGTAGCAGGTATGGCTAACCCTAAACTGCAGCGCGTCGAGCCTCACCGCTTCGGCAGCACGCTGGGCCATTACGACGTGGGTTACGGCCCTTATGTGATGTTACCGGGTTACGGCAGCTTCACGCTGCGTGAAGACGGCGGCGACTTTGCCGATACGCTGTATCCGGTGCTCTCCTGGCTGACCTGGCCGATGTCCATCGGTAAATGGGCGGTCGAAGGCGTCGAAACGCGTGCCCAATTGCTGGATTCCGACGGCCTGCTGCGCCAGTCTGCCGATCCTTACGTCACCGTGCGTGAAGCCTACTTCCAGCGTCATGACTTCCTGGCTAACGGCGGCCAGCTTAAACCAGAAGCGAACCCGAACGCGGCGGCGATTCAGGATGACCTGAAAGATATCGACTCCCAGTAA
- a CDS encoding heme lyase CcmF/NrfE family subunit, producing the protein MMPEIGGFLLCLALGWSLLLSVYPLWGVARGDQWLMASARPFSWALFITLCASFLILVNAFVVNDFSVLYVANNSNTELPVWYRVAATWGAHEGSLMLWVLMMSGWTFAVALTGRSMPKEDHARVLAVMGMINFGFLLFIIFTSNPFIRTLPDYPLEGRDLNPLLQDIGLILHPPLLYMGYVGFSVAFAFSIAALLGGRLDSAWARWTRPWTLAAWAFLTVGIVLGSAWAYYELGWGGWWFWDPVENASFMPWLAGTALIHSLSVTEKRGSFKAWTVLLAISAFSLCLLGTFLVRSGVLVSVHSFASDPARGMFILAFLVVVIGGSLLLYAVKGSKVRSRVSNDLWSRESFLLGNNVLLIAAMLVVLLGTLLPLVHKQLGLGSISIGEPFFNTMFTALMAPFALMLGIGPLVRWRRDEPGKLRKHLMVAVVITLVLSLLLPWLMQDRVEAMTVVGLLMAVWVFVLALMEVYQRATHRHGFWGGLRKIPASHWGMVSAHLGLAVTVVGIAFSQSYSVERDVRMKSGDSIDIHQYHFVFREVRDITGPNYRGGVGVIDVTRHGKPEATLHAEKRFYNSNRAMMTEAAIDGGFTRDLYAALGEELDDGSWAVRLYYKPFVRWIWAGGLLMALGGLCCLCDPRYRSRKVKPEAAA; encoded by the coding sequence ATGATGCCGGAAATTGGTGGGTTCCTGCTTTGCCTTGCGCTCGGTTGGTCTTTGCTATTAAGCGTTTATCCACTTTGGGGCGTGGCGCGAGGTGACCAGTGGCTGATGGCCTCCGCGAGGCCGTTTAGCTGGGCGCTGTTTATCACCTTATGCGCATCATTCCTGATACTGGTTAACGCTTTCGTAGTGAACGACTTCAGCGTGCTTTACGTCGCCAACAACTCCAATACCGAGCTGCCTGTCTGGTATCGAGTGGCGGCCACCTGGGGCGCGCATGAAGGGTCGTTGATGCTGTGGGTGCTGATGATGAGCGGCTGGACGTTTGCCGTTGCTCTCACCGGGCGCAGCATGCCTAAAGAAGACCACGCCCGCGTGCTGGCTGTCATGGGGATGATTAACTTCGGCTTCCTGCTGTTTATTATTTTCACCTCCAATCCGTTTATCCGCACGCTGCCGGACTACCCGCTGGAAGGACGTGATTTAAACCCGCTGCTGCAGGACATCGGCCTGATTCTGCACCCGCCGCTGCTGTATATGGGCTACGTGGGTTTCTCTGTAGCCTTTGCTTTCTCGATTGCGGCACTGTTGGGCGGCAGGCTGGACAGCGCCTGGGCGCGCTGGACTCGCCCGTGGACGCTGGCGGCCTGGGCATTCCTGACCGTGGGGATCGTGCTGGGTTCGGCGTGGGCTTATTACGAACTGGGCTGGGGCGGCTGGTGGTTCTGGGATCCGGTAGAAAACGCCTCGTTTATGCCGTGGCTGGCGGGCACTGCGCTTATCCATTCGCTTTCTGTGACCGAAAAACGCGGCAGCTTTAAAGCCTGGACGGTGCTGCTGGCAATAAGCGCTTTTTCCCTTTGCCTGCTGGGCACGTTCCTTGTGCGCTCCGGCGTGCTGGTGTCGGTGCATTCCTTTGCCTCCGATCCGGCGCGCGGCATGTTTATTCTGGCTTTCCTGGTGGTGGTTATTGGCGGTTCGCTGCTGCTGTATGCGGTCAAAGGCAGCAAAGTGCGCTCCCGCGTGAGTAACGATCTCTGGTCGCGCGAGTCTTTCCTGCTCGGCAACAACGTCCTGCTGATTGCCGCCATGCTGGTGGTTCTGCTGGGCACGCTGCTGCCGCTGGTGCATAAGCAGCTTGGGCTGGGCAGTATTTCCATCGGGGAGCCGTTCTTCAATACGATGTTTACTGCGCTGATGGCCCCGTTTGCGCTGATGCTTGGCATTGGGCCGCTGGTTCGCTGGCGGCGCGACGAGCCGGGCAAGCTGCGCAAGCATCTGATGGTGGCGGTGGTCATCACGCTGGTTCTGTCGCTGCTCTTACCGTGGCTGATGCAGGATCGCGTGGAAGCCATGACGGTGGTCGGCCTGCTGATGGCTGTCTGGGTCTTTGTGCTGGCGCTGATGGAAGTTTATCAGCGCGCCACGCATCGCCACGGCTTCTGGGGTGGATTACGCAAAATTCCTGCCAGTCACTGGGGGATGGTTTCCGCGCATCTTGGCCTGGCGGTGACAGTGGTTGGCATCGCTTTTAGCCAAAGCTACAGCGTGGAGCGCGACGTGCGAATGAAGTCCGGCGACAGCATTGATATTCACCAGTATCACTTTGTGTTCCGCGAGGTGCGGGATATCACCGGCCCTAACTATCGCGGCGGCGTGGGCGTTATCGACGTCACCCGCCACGGCAAGCCGGAAGCCACTCTGCACGCCGAAAAGCGTTTCTATAACAGCAACCGGGCGATGATGACCGAGGCGGCCATCGACGGCGGTTTCACCCGTGACCTTTATGCCGCGCTGGGCGAAGAGCTGGACGACGGCAGCTGGGCGGTGCGCCTGTATTACAAACCTTTCGTGCGCTGGATTTGGGCGGGCGGGCTGCTGATGGCCCTCGGCGGGCTTTGCTGCCTGTGCGACCCGCGTTATCGCAGCCGTAAAGTTAAGCCGGAGGCCGCAGCATGA
- the ccmA gene encoding cytochrome c biogenesis heme-transporting ATPase CcmA gives MLEARQLTCQRDDRTLFNALSFSVESGEMVQVAGKNGAGKTTLLRILAGLAQADEGEVCWQHQPLRRQRDNFHGDLLWIGHQPGIKSVLTPFENLTFFHADVAEEQLWAALEQTGLLGFEDLPVNQLSAGQQRRAALARLWLSRAKLWLLDEPFTALDTAGIERLTRRLQHHAEAGGIVILTSHQPLSCAIRQIHLQEAVYD, from the coding sequence ATGCTAGAAGCCCGACAACTGACCTGCCAGCGTGACGATCGTACGCTGTTCAACGCACTGTCGTTTAGCGTTGAGTCTGGGGAAATGGTGCAGGTGGCGGGCAAAAACGGCGCTGGGAAAACCACGCTGTTGCGTATTCTGGCCGGGCTGGCGCAGGCCGATGAGGGCGAAGTCTGCTGGCAACATCAGCCACTTCGCCGCCAGCGCGATAATTTCCACGGCGATCTGTTGTGGATTGGCCATCAGCCGGGCATCAAATCTGTTCTCACCCCTTTTGAAAATCTCACCTTTTTTCATGCCGATGTAGCCGAAGAGCAGCTGTGGGCTGCGTTGGAGCAAACCGGGCTGCTCGGCTTTGAAGATTTACCCGTCAACCAGCTTTCCGCCGGGCAGCAGCGCCGCGCTGCGCTCGCTCGCCTGTGGCTTTCCAGGGCAAAGCTTTGGCTTCTGGATGAACCGTTTACCGCGCTGGATACCGCTGGGATTGAACGTTTGACCCGGCGTCTGCAGCATCACGCCGAAGCAGGCGGAATAGTTATTCTCACCAGCCATCAGCCGCTAAGTTGCGCTATACGGCAGATTCATTTGCAGGAAGCTGTTTATGATTAG
- the ccmE gene encoding cytochrome c maturation protein CcmE yields the protein MNPRRKNRLYLAVAVLAGLGLTITLVLYALRSNIDLFYTPGEIIYGKGESHLMPETGQRLRIGGMVMPGSVKRDSQSLKVSFKLYDARGVVDVTYEGILPDLFREGQGVVAQGVMEGATLIHAKEVLAKHDENYTPPEVKAAMEQNHQQAPEVYKDNAS from the coding sequence GTGAATCCGCGTCGTAAAAACCGGCTTTATCTGGCCGTGGCGGTGCTGGCAGGCCTCGGGCTGACCATTACGCTCGTGCTGTATGCCCTGCGCAGCAATATCGATCTGTTTTATACCCCCGGCGAAATTATCTACGGCAAAGGCGAAAGCCATTTAATGCCGGAAACCGGGCAGCGCCTGAGGATCGGCGGCATGGTGATGCCGGGCAGCGTGAAGCGCGACAGTCAAAGCCTGAAGGTCAGCTTCAAGCTGTATGACGCGCGTGGCGTGGTAGACGTGACCTACGAGGGCATTCTGCCGGATCTGTTCCGCGAGGGGCAGGGCGTGGTGGCCCAGGGCGTGATGGAAGGTGCCACGCTTATTCACGCCAAAGAAGTACTGGCGAAACACGATGAAAACTACACGCCGCCGGAGGTGAAAGCGGCGATGGAGCAGAATCACCAGCAGGCCCCGGAAGTGTATAAGGATAACGCCTCATGA
- the hflK gene encoding protease modulator HflK, whose amino-acid sequence MPPTRLPEAELLPQALPARYSLAAVQARLAARAVFVLTFLLFMMLLLALTVSILEPASRWVALLCSNAAALLLLVISLHAAQRICQWRCLKFSPPAESSVQHEEVPRNSLLGWLTSLVPLNFARAEALFKADGIWSGALAALTFYITLSGWSSRYVPLLDNNNRWIAIACLAGSVFVLLVAERHLSAVSKEASPEAGSIASLLRLVMAVQLLSLPGLVWPQLNSSLAINLPAVLVLLVAAEFMLRGLFSLFAPPGDGTTEPGLIPKSQLAAQLTWPPRPLGFLQQELHQRFGIDLRQVWAFTVLKRAFIPMVTLMLICGWLLTGLQQISATERGVYERFGRSVAVLEPGLHLGLPWPLGRVQLTENGQVHELAAGEDPASQPPVIRADAEGPAPASADRLWDATHNFDKAQIIASQSGDQQSLQIVNSDVRFMWRIGLSDKAALAATYRAVNLPELVRSTANQVLVHQFSSLTLDDVLSERRDDLAGQINQAVQQQLDNLHSGVEILSTVVEAIHPPAGAADAFHGVQAAQIAAQSLILREQGSAAEKAALAATNAAVRENTAQVNATDALSEAQATATRFAAQKNAYQQAGQVFIDELWFKQLQLALSGRPLLVIDQRIGAGSPPTLDLRDFPTSTDAARRDAPAKPAQELSR is encoded by the coding sequence ATGCCACCTACCCGGTTACCCGAAGCTGAACTGCTGCCTCAGGCGCTGCCCGCTCGCTATTCGCTGGCCGCCGTGCAGGCCCGACTCGCCGCCCGAGCGGTGTTTGTCTTAACCTTCTTGCTGTTTATGATGCTCCTTCTGGCGCTGACGGTCAGTATTCTGGAGCCGGCTTCTCGCTGGGTTGCTTTGCTGTGCAGCAATGCCGCCGCGCTTTTGTTATTGGTCATTTCACTGCACGCGGCGCAGCGGATTTGCCAGTGGCGATGCCTTAAATTTTCCCCACCGGCTGAGTCTTCGGTTCAGCATGAAGAAGTGCCCAGAAACTCTCTTTTAGGCTGGTTGACGAGCCTGGTGCCGTTAAATTTTGCCCGAGCGGAAGCTTTGTTTAAGGCGGACGGCATCTGGTCCGGGGCGCTTGCCGCGCTGACGTTCTACATTACGCTTTCTGGCTGGAGTAGCCGCTACGTTCCGCTTTTGGATAACAATAACCGCTGGATTGCCATCGCCTGCCTGGCGGGATCTGTTTTCGTGCTGCTGGTGGCCGAACGACATCTCAGCGCGGTGTCGAAAGAAGCCTCCCCGGAAGCCGGGTCAATAGCGTCGCTGCTGCGCCTGGTGATGGCGGTACAGCTTCTGAGTTTACCGGGACTTGTCTGGCCTCAGCTCAACAGTTCACTGGCGATAAACTTGCCTGCTGTGCTGGTCCTGTTGGTTGCCGCCGAGTTTATGCTGCGCGGGCTGTTTTCTCTGTTCGCGCCCCCCGGAGACGGCACGACAGAACCCGGACTGATTCCCAAAAGCCAGCTGGCCGCCCAGTTAACCTGGCCGCCGCGCCCTCTCGGTTTTTTACAGCAGGAGCTGCACCAGCGTTTTGGCATCGATCTGCGTCAGGTCTGGGCGTTCACCGTCCTGAAGCGGGCGTTTATCCCGATGGTGACTCTGATGTTGATTTGCGGCTGGTTGCTGACCGGGTTGCAGCAAATCTCGGCCACGGAACGCGGCGTGTATGAGCGTTTTGGTCGATCTGTGGCGGTGCTTGAGCCGGGCTTGCATTTGGGGCTGCCCTGGCCGTTGGGGCGTGTGCAGTTGACTGAAAATGGGCAGGTGCATGAACTGGCTGCCGGAGAAGATCCGGCCAGTCAGCCGCCCGTCATACGCGCAGACGCCGAAGGCCCCGCGCCCGCCAGCGCCGACAGGCTTTGGGACGCGACCCACAACTTCGACAAAGCACAAATCATCGCCAGCCAAAGTGGGGACCAGCAAAGCTTGCAAATCGTTAACAGCGACGTGCGCTTTATGTGGCGGATTGGCCTGAGCGACAAAGCTGCACTGGCGGCGACCTACCGGGCGGTAAACCTGCCGGAGCTGGTGCGCAGTACCGCAAATCAGGTTCTGGTACATCAGTTCTCGTCTTTAACGCTGGACGATGTGCTGAGCGAGCGGCGTGACGATCTCGCCGGGCAGATTAACCAGGCCGTTCAGCAACAGCTGGATAACCTGCACAGCGGCGTGGAAATTCTTTCTACCGTCGTGGAGGCTATTCATCCGCCAGCCGGTGCCGCCGATGCCTTTCATGGCGTGCAGGCCGCGCAGATTGCCGCCCAGTCGCTGATCCTGCGGGAGCAGGGAAGCGCGGCAGAAAAAGCCGCGCTTGCCGCGACCAATGCGGCAGTGCGCGAGAACACGGCTCAGGTCAATGCCACCGACGCGTTAAGCGAAGCTCAGGCAACGGCCACCCGTTTTGCCGCGCAAAAAAATGCGTACCAGCAGGCCGGGCAGGTGTTTATTGACGAGCTTTGGTTTAAGCAGCTTCAGCTGGCGCTCAGCGGCCGTCCTCTGCTGGTCATTGACCAGCGGATTGGCGCCGGTTCGCCGCCCACGCTCGATCTTCGTGATTTCCCTACTTCTACCGATGCGGCGCGGCGTGACGCGCCCGCTAAACCCGCACAGGAGCTTTCCCGGTGA